A portion of the Lolium rigidum isolate FL_2022 chromosome 1, APGP_CSIRO_Lrig_0.1, whole genome shotgun sequence genome contains these proteins:
- the LOC124708274 gene encoding GDSL esterase/lipase At5g45910-like, translating into MHKLVCSAFLLLLLSSSTARDPGVPCYQSIFSFGDSFADTGNNPVVFQWYSIFDPVTRPPYGTTFFGRPTGRNGDGRLIIDFIAEKLGLPYVPPTLAHNGSFRQGANFAVGAATAVDAVFFHERGIPGAPSKFPLNTSLGVQLEWFESMKPSLCPTARECEEFFGKSLFLVGEFGVNDYHLFFQKKMVEEAMSFVPHVVATISMAIERLIMEHGARSLVVPGVIPSGCSPPILAKFADSSQAAYDSRTGCLKEYNELGLRHNSLLQAALAKIRAKHRDVMVVYADFFGPIMEMVESPRKFGFEEDVLRVCCGGPGRYRVNATVPCGDAAATTCRRPSARLYWDGVHLTEAANRHVADRWLAQMNAFGRAGCKKPSSS; encoded by the exons ATGCACAAGCTCGTATGCTCTgcttttcttctcctcctcctctcgtcaTCCACGGCGAGGGACCCCGGCGTCCCGTGCTACCAATCCATCTTCAGCTTCGGCGACTCCTTCGCCGACACGGGCAACAACCCCGTCGTCTTCCAATGGTACTCCATCTTCGACCCGGTGACGCGACCTCCGTACGGCACCACCTTCTTCGGCCGCCCAACGGGCCGGAACGGCGACGGCCGGCTGATCATTGATTTCATCG CTGAAAAGCTGGGTCTGCCTTACGTGCCGCCCACCCTGGCGCACAACGGCAGCTTCCGCCAAGGGGCCAACTTCGCCGTCGGCGCCGCCACCGCTGTGGACGCCGTTTTCTTCCACGAGAGGGGCATTCCCGGTGCCCCCAGCAAGTTCCCCCTCAACACCAGCTTAGGCGTGCAGCTGGAGTGGTTCGAGTCGATGAAGCCCTCCTTGTGCCCGACAGCCCGAG AGTGCGAGGAATTCTTCGGCAAGTCCCTCTTCTTGGTGGGCGAGTTCGGAGTCAACGACTATCACCTCTTTTTCCAGAAGAAAATGGTAGAGGAAGCCATGTCCTTCGTTCCACATGTGGTGGCGACCATCTCCATGGCCATCGAG AGGTTGATCATGGAGCATGGCGCCAGGAGCCTGGTGGTTCCCGGCGTGATCCCGTCAGGATGCTCGCCGCCAATTCTGGCCAAGTTCGCCGACTCCTCGCAAGCAGCGTACGACTCCAGGACCGGCTGTCTGAAAGAGTACAACGAGCTGGGTTTGCGCCACAACTCGCTGCTGCAGGCAGCCCTTGCTAAGATCCGGGCCAAGCATCGGGACGTCATGGTCGTCTACGCCGATTTCTTCGGCCCCATCATGGAGATGGTGGAGTCACCTCGCAAGTTTG GTTTTGAGGAAGACGTGCTAAGAGTGTGTTGTGGAGGGCCCGGAAGGTACAGGGTCAACGCGACGGTTCCATGCGGCGATGCAGCTGCAACCACCTGCCGGCGTCCATCCGCTCGGCTCTACTGGGACGGCGTCCATCTCACCGAGGCGGCTAACCGCCACGTCGCGGATCGATGGTTGGCCCAGATGAACGCATTTGGGAGAGCCGGCTGCAAGAAACCAAGTTCGTCGTGA